CTAGCGCGCGCCCCAGCGGGTCTGCTGGTACACGCGCCGCTGATCCTCGGTGAGGAGGTCCCGCGTGCGTAGATGAGTCAACAGATGGACCAGGCGGACTTCGGTGCGCGCCCGCTCGATCTCCGCCACGGCGGCGCGCACGCTCTCCTCGGTGGCCGTTCGGTCCGCGAACAGGCGCTCGAGCCGGCGCTCGGCGTCCAGCAGCCGCTGGCTCTTGGGCAGCTCGGCCCGCACCGCGGCATGCAGATCGCGGGCCCGCGCTTCCTGCTCGGGGCTCAGCTTGAGGGCTTCCTTGAGCTCCAGCACGTGCATCGGTCCCGGGTAGCCGTTCTGGTCGGCGGCGAACGCCATGCCGAATCCGCCGCCTCCGCCCACGACCTTCGTGAACTCGTCGGCGCAGCGCTGGGCGACAAGATGACCCTGGCCGCCTGGGGCATGGCCCTGCCCGCCGTGCTGGGCCGACGCCGTACCGCCGGCCGCGACGGCGGCGGCAAGCGCCAGGGCGAAAGTGACGTGTCGATGCCGCATACCGGCTCCTTCCGCCTCCGGGCGCAGGTCCTCCACGCGGCCCGGGGCTGGATTAGAATACATCCCCGTGCGCGCAGCCAGGCGCCCCGATCTGAGGTGAGAGATGATCATCAATACTCGTGTCACGGCGCTCGTCCTCGCTGGTCTGCTACTGGCCGTCGGGGTCTCGGCCTGGGCGCAGCGCGGGCCCATCAAGATCGGGCTGTTCGTGCCCCTGACGGGCCCGCTGGCCGCGAACGGCAAGGAGATGGCCGACGGCTTTTCGCTGTTCCTCGAGGAGCAGGGCCAGCGCCTGGCGGGGCGCGAGGTCCGCCTCACGGTCGAGGACACCGAGGCCAAGCCCGCCACCGCGCTGACGAAGGTACGCGCGCTCGTCGAGAGTCAGGGCGTGCACGTGCTGGTGGGACCGCTGAGCACGGCGGAGGCCTACGCGATCCTGCCGTACATCGAGGCCCGCAAGATGCCCACGCTGTCTCCCACTGTCGCCGCCGAGGACCTCACCCAGCGCCGGCGGAGCCTCTACGTCGTGCGCACGGGCTGGTCGGCGGGGCAGCCCGCGCATCCGTTCGGCCGGTGGGTGTACGAGACCCTCAAGTACCGGAAGATCGCGATCGTGGCCCAGGACTTCGCGTTCGGCCACGAGTCCAGCGCCGCCTTCCAGCGAACGTTCGAGGAGGTCGGCGGTCAGATCGTGCAGAAGCTCTTCGCGCCGCTCGGCACCGCCGACTTCGCGCCGTACATCGCGAGCCTCAAGCGCGACGTGGACGCCGTCTACGTCGCCTCCGCCGGGGCCGACGGGCTTCGCTTCACGCGCCAGTACGCCGACTCCGGCCTCAAGGAACGCATCCCGCTCATCGGCAGCGGCAACTTCACCGACGAGCACATCCTGCGCCGGATGGGCGACGAGGCCCTCGGCATCGTGAGCGCGCTCCATTACTCTGCGGCGCTGGCCAATTCCGCCAACCGCCGCTTCGTGGCCGCCTACGAGGCCAAGTACGGCCACGTGCCCTCGTACTACTCGGAGGGGACGTACACCGGCGGGATCGCGCTCAAGGCCGCGCTGGAGGCGGTGGGGGGCGACATCGAGGACGCGGGCAAGTTCCTCGCCGCGCTGCGCCGGGTGAGCCTCGCCGACGCGCCGCGGGGCTCGGTCAGCTTCGACGAGTACGGCCACCCGATCCAGAGCATCTACGTGCGCCGGGTCGAGCGCGTGGGCGGCAAGCTGCAGAACACGGTGATCCACACCTTTCCGAACGTCTCGCAGTTCTGGACGTATCGCCCGGAGGAGTATCTGAAGAATCCCGTCTACTCGCGCGACTGGCCCCGTTGCCTGAACTGCTGAGGCCGGCATGAACGGGAAGGAGCGCCGCGACTTCGTCCGCTCGCATCGCACGGCCATCTTCGGCTACAACCGGCGCGACCATGGCCCGGCGATGACGGCCGTCTACTACGTCATGGACGGCGACGATCTCCTGGTCTCGACCATGGCTGAGCGCGCCAAGGCCAAGACGGTCGCGCGCAATCCCAAGGTCTCGCTCTGCGTCCTCGACGAGAAGTGGCCGCCGACCTACCTCCTGGTGTACGGCACCGCCAAGATCGTCACGGACTTCGACGCCGTGGTCGACCAGCTCATGCGAATCATGTCGCTGATGGCCGAGCAGCCGATTCCCGAGTCCCACCGGCCGCACGTCGCGGAGCGGGCGCGGCGGGAGAAGCGGGTGATCCTCCGGATCACGCCGTACATGACCTTCGAGACGCCGCCCCGCCACGTCTACAAGCCCGATGACGTCATCGGGCTGACGCACTGGCTGGGCACCAGCCTCCCCTGGGACGCCTCGCCCTAGGGCGATTCCAAGACCGTATGGCCGGCAAGGCGAAGGTGGTCCTGACCGATTACGTCTGGGAGTCGCTGGACGTGGAGCAGAAGACCCTCGAGGGCCTGGCCAGCCTCGTGGCGCTCCAGACCAGGCAGCCCGAGGAGTTCCTACCCGAGGCCAAGGACTGCGACGCCTTGCTTAACACCTACGCCGGCCCCATCACCGCCGAGGTCATGGCCCGGATGCCCCGATGCAGGATCATCGCCCGCTACGGCATCGGCGTGGACACCATCGACCTCGACGCGGCGACCGAGGCGGGGATCATCGTCACCAACAACCCCACCTACTGCATCGAGGAGGTCGCCGAGCACACCATGGCCCTCCTCCTCGCCTGCGCGCGCAAGGTGGCGCTCTACGACCGGCTGGTGCGCAAGGGACGCTGGGAGGTGCCGCCGGGCAAGCCGATGTTCCGGTTGGTGGGGCGCACGCTGGGCCTGGTGGGCTTCGGGAACATCGCCCGCGCGGTGGCGGTGCGGGCGGCCGCCTTCGGGATGCGCGTCCTCTATTACGATCCCTTCGTGAAGGCCGGAGAGTTCCAGGTCCCGGGCGAGAAGAAGGAGCTCTTCGAGATGCTCCGGGAGTCGGACTTCGTCTCCGTGCATCCTCCGCTCATCCCCCCGACGCGGGGGATGATCAACGACGAGGCCTTGGCCCAGATGAAGCCGACGGCCTTCCTCGTCAACTGCGCCCGGGGGCCCATCGTGGATACCCCGGCGCTGGTCCGGGCCCTGGACGCCGGCCGGATCGCGGGATGTGCGCTCGACACGACCGATCCCGAGCCGCTTCCCGACCCGCACCCCCTGCGCGGCCGCGAGAACGTGACCATCACTCCTCACGCCGCCTGGTACAGCGAGCAGGCCATGGTGGGACTCCAGGCGGGAGCGCCCAACGAGGTGCGTCGGGTCCTCACCGGCCAGTGGCCGGTCAACGTGGTCAACCGGGCGGTGAGGGGAAAGAACCGGGCCGGCCTCTAACTCGGAGGGGGCCTCGACGGCCCCCTCCGATACGCTCCTAGTGCCGTTCCAACTTGTTGATACTAAATCTGTCCACGAACGACGTACACGGTGCCTTCCTAGGCGCGAATAGTTGGAACGGCACTAGGTCGTCACGGCGGCTGGGGAACCGGGGCCCGCTCCGGCTGGACGTGCCCGCACGCCGGGCACGTCCTGAGCTCCAGGCTCACGTCGAAGTGCTCGATGGCCGTCTTCAACTCCTTCTCGATATTCGCCACGTGCATGGTGACCTCGTGCAGCTTGGTGTCGCACCGGTCGCAGAACCAGACCAGCGATTCGGTCTGGGCCGGCCCGCGCTTGATCTCGATCACGAGCCCCCACGTGCCCGCCGGACGGTGCGGGGAGTGAGGGGTGAAGGCGGGGACGAGACACATCTCGCCTTCGCGGATGGTCTGGGAGTGGCGCCGGCCCGCCTCCAGGTACTCGAGCACCATGTCGCCCTCGAGCATGTAGAAGATCTCGTCGGACGGATCGACGTGGAAGTCTCGCCGGGCGTTGGGACCCCGGATCGCCATGGCAGTGAACTGAGAGTCCTCCCAGATCACCTTGTTGCCGACCGGGGGCTCGAAGGCCGCGCGGTTCTCCTCGATCCATCGCCAGAGCCCAAACGACACGAGCGGTTTCATGGCAACTCCTTGCCGGCGCCGGCCAGCCCCCAGGTCAGGCCCGCGCCAGCGCCGCCTTCACGCGCTCCGGCGTGATCGGCACCCGCCGGATGCGCACCCCCGTCGCGTCGAAGATCGCGTTGGCGATCGCCGCCGGCACCGTGCGCGTCGCCGGCTCGCCCGCCCCCGTGGCCGAAATATCCGGCCGGTTGATGAGCACGATGTCGATGCGCTCGGGCGCGTCCTGGATCTCGAGGATCGGATAGCTCGTCCAGTCGACGCTCAGCACCTGATCGCGGTCGAACCTCACCTCCTCGAACAGCGTGCGCGACAGCGCCATCACGACGTTGCCTTCGATGGTGAGCTCGAGACCCTTGGGGTTGATGATCAGCCCACAGTCGTGCGCCACCGTGAACCGCTTGGCCCACACGCGTCCGCTCCGGCGGTCCACTTCTACCTCGGAGACCATGGCCACGATCGTGCCGTTACGCTCGGTGTAGGAGAAGCCGCGGCCGACCATCACGTTGCCCTTGCCGCGGCGCGGGTTGGGATACGGTCGCTTGCTCCAGCCCGCCTTGTCCGCCGCCGCCTGGATGACGGCGGCATGACGGGGATCGCGGACGTACTTCAGCCGGAAGGCCACCGGATCGGCGCCGGCGGCGAGCGCGACCTCGTCGATGAACGACTCGCTCGCGAAGTGCGTCTCGGGCCCCAGCGGGTCGCGCAGGTGCCCGGTGCGCAGCGGCGAGGCGCGGTCGAGCAACGGCGGGATGCACTCCCAGCCGCAGCGCTTGTTGGCGAAGTCGTACGCCTCGGCCGGGACCTGGAAGATCACCGTGGGCTTGGGCTGAAAGCCGATCAGCTGGCCGGCCAGCGTGTCCTTGGGATCGCTCTCGTTCGTGGCCACGTCCTGGCGCGTGAACCCCTTGCCGAAGAAGTCGTAGGCGATGACGTTGCCCTGGGCGTCGAGCCCGGCCCGACCGCGGTAGACGCCCGCCGGCCCCTTGGGGTCCCAGCCGGTGGCTTCGTCTCGCATGTACTGGACGCGTACCGGCTTGCCGGTCAGCCTCGAGAGCAACGCCGCGTCCATGGCCGCGTCGCCGGCGTCGTTGCGGCCATACGACCCCGGTCCCGGGATCCAGGCGGCGCGGACTCTGTCCGGGGGCAGGCCGAGCAGCTTGGCGACACCGTCACGGGCGAAGTGCGGCTTCTGGCTGCCGGTCCACACCGTGGCCTGGTCCGCGCGCACGTCGGCCACCGCGCAGGCCGGGCCCATGCTCGCGTGGGACTGGAACGGCCATTCGTACTCGGCTTCGACCACGCGCTGCGCGGCCTTGAGCGCGCCGTCCACGTCACCCTTGTTGACGGGTACCTGGCGGCCGGTCACGGTGGCCTGGCGGATGTGATCGTGGAGCTTCTCCATCGGAGGGAACGGCGTGCAGGGCGGTGCCCACGTCACCTTCAGCGCTCGAGCCGCGCGCACTGCGTCCCACTCGTGCTCGGCGACCACCGCCACCAGCTCCTTCTCGCGGACGACGCGCGCCCCGGGAATGCTGGCGATCGACGACTCGTCGACGGCGACCGGGCCGCAGCCGGCCGTCGGCGATCTCAGAATACGCGCATGGAGCATGCCGTCGACCTTGACTACTTGATGGCCTGGGGGTTGATCGGTGATCCCACGGCCCGCGTGATGGGCAGGGGCGGGGCCACGAACATGAACTCGTAGACGCCGTCCGCCGCGCAGTCCTCCGCCAGCGTCTCGAGGTTGAAGATCTCGCCCACCAGGAGGCCCATGTTGACCACCATCACGAGGTGCAGCGGCTGGAACGACCCGGGCAGCTCGTTGGGCCTGACCTCGGCTCCCCAGGTGTCGCTGGCGATCCCGGCCACGCGCTTGTCGAAGAGCCAGGGGGCGGTGAGGAACGAGAGCCCGGCCGCGTCTCCGGCCGAGAAGGTGCCCCAGCTCCGCTCCCGGACGCGCCGCCCCACGTCTCCCGTCCTGATCAGGACGATGTCGCCGGGCTGGACGGTCACGCGCTGCCGGCCGGCGCAGCCGTCGAGATCCTCGACGTAGATGGGCTCGCCCGGCCGGAGCGCGTCCACGCCCTTGTAGCGCGCGATGTCGAGCAGGACGCCGCGGCTGACGATCTTGTCCTTGTAGTGCTCGATGCCGTTCCGGGCGGCGCCGGAGGCCGAGACCAGGGTCGCGTCGCGGCCGCCGTACATCTTGCCGTTGTGGAAGATGTGACCGAGGCCGTCCCACTGGGTCCCGCACTGGAGGAACATCGTGACCTGGTCGTCGGCGAAGCCCCAGCCGAAGGGCACCTTCTCGAAGCCCGCCAGCTTCTGCCGGCCGGCCGCGTGGTCCGTGCCCGTGGCCACCATGCTGTGCAACGGGTTCACCCGGCCGAAGGCGCCGGTCTGGGGCCCGTGCATGTCGAAGTTGAGGGCGCAGGAGATTACCTTGCCCTTGCGCACGAGGCCGGCGGCGCGCTTGACGACCTCCGGGGTGATGAAGTTGAGCGTCCCGATCTCGTCCTCGGGCCCCCAGCGCCCCCAGTTCCGGAACTTGGTGCAGTACTCCTCGAGCAGCGCGGGCGTCACGGCGGGGCGGTTCGTCATTCCACGATCTCCTTCTCGGCTCCTCGGGCGCGTCGACGCTTCGGGGCGCCTAACCTACCATGAGGCACCGGAGTGACGCCATCGAGGATCGATGACGTTCGGCGACTTGCGACGCGTGTGCCTGAGAACTATGATGCTGGCCCTGTGGACTCCCGAAGGCCACCGGTCTGGAGCAGGCCAGGAGACTCTCGGGGACGGAAGGAGGGACGTATGGCGACTGATCGACGAGAATTCATGAAAGTTGCAGGTTCCACGGCCGCCGCAGTGGGCGCGATGTCAGCACCGGGCGTCGTCTCGGCCGCTGAATCTCCCGCTCGCGTCAAAAGCATCAAGGCGTTTGCCTTCGACGCTTACGGGACGCTGTTTGACGTGTTCTCGGTGACCGCACTGTGTGAGCAGCTGTTTCCTGGAAAGGGAAACGCCCTGGCCCAACTCTGGCGCGTCAAGCAGCTCCAGTACAGTCTGCTCCGCAGCCTGATGGGCCGCCACAAGGACTTTTGGCAGCTCACCGACGATGGACTCGTCTACGCATCGAAGAGCCTCAAGCTGGATCTCACTCCCGAGAAGCGCAAACGGCTGATGGAGGCTTACCTGAGCCTTACCGCGTTTCCGGATGTTAAACCGGGTCTGGAGGCCCTGAAGAAGCAGGGTTTGCGGCTGGCGATCCTCTCGAACGGTGAGCCGAGGATGCTAGAGGCGGCGGCCAAAAGCGCGGGAATCGATTCTCTGCTCGACACGATCATCAGTGTCGAGGAAGTCAAAATCTTCAAGGTCAGCCCGCGGGTCTACAATCTGGGTCCCGAGCGTATGAAGGTCAATAACGCCGAGTTGGGCTTTGTGTCCTCGAACTCCTGGGATGTCAATGGCGCCGCCTCCGCCGGGCTGACCACGTTGTGGATTCAGCGCAGCCCCGGCGAACCGCCCGAAGAGCTCGGGTTTACGGCAGATCGAGTGGTGAGCGCCATCACCGACCTCGCGCCCCTCGTGCGCGGCTAAGCAAACCAGCCGCCGAGTCAGCGGGTAGGAAGGTCTTAGGCACCCTGACTCGGGATGATCGGCAGCAATAGATAGGACTCCCGGCCGCCGCCGGCGTGCAACGTCACCTTGCCGCCGAAGATGTCCGTCGGCCGGTTGTCGGGGTCGTCGTGCGTCATGCCGCCCGTGCCCCGGGTGCCGTAGTGGAACTTCTTCCCGAACTCGCCGATCTCCCCCTCGTACTCATAGTCCTTGCCGCGCACGGTGAGCGCCAGCCGCCAGCCGGCCGGCACGACGATGCACGAGGGCACGATCTCCACGTCGCACTCGTAGACCTCACCGGGCGTCAGCGGCTCGACCCGGTCGTGCGCATGATACGGCTGGTACGGCTTGCTCCGCTGGGGGTCGAGCCGGCGATGCGAAGCCCGGAGCCAGCCGTTGGCGATCGGCGTGTTGGGGTCGGTGGAGCCCATGAAGGTCAGCTCTTGGCCCTGCGGGTCGAAGACGCGGACGATGAGGAAGAGATCGGCGTCCTTCGTCGACGACGAGACGAAGAGCTTGACGGCCAGGGGCCCCGTGATCTCGGTCTCCGTCTCGCGCGTGGGCAGCCAGAAGGTGACGCCGTTGCCGAGGGCCTCGTACTCGACCTTCCCCTCCTTTGCGACCGCCTTCGCGCTGAGGGCCTTGCTGGCCGGATCGAGATAGAACTTGGTCCACTGGGCGCGGGCCAAGGGCCACTCGTTCTCGGACCGCAGCACGAACTTCTCGCCAGGGTGGCGAACGTTCAGCATCACGCGCGGCGTCTCGTCCCAGCCGTTGTCGATGCCCTTCAGGAAGTAGTCGAAGAAGCGCTTCTGGAGCGCGAGACCGTAGCCGGAGGAGAAGAGCGACCAGTGCGAATCGCCGTGGACCTCGAGCCACTTCTGTTTGGACGGCGTCTGCGTGAAGCCGTTGAAGTTGCCGCGCGGGTGAATGCCCTGCCCGCCCCAGTTGGCGCACGTCAGGAGCGGCACCGTGACCTTGGACAGATCGGCGGAGCGCTCGCGGTGCCACTCGTCGTCGAGCGGGTGCTTCTTGAGCTCTTCGAAGACGTTCACCCGGTTCTTGGCCAGCTCCTCGTCCGACAGCGTGAGAGGGCCCGCCACTGACTCACCCGTGTTGGGGTTCTTTCGCGCGCGCGCGCCCAGCCCGTACTGGATGTTGACCACCTGGTGCTTCGCCCAGCGCTCCTGGAACCGGCTCAGGATGCCGCCGTGGTATCCGGAGTCGCGGTACCGGTCGTTCTGGCCCTCCCACGGGACGATGGCGGCCAGGTGCGGCGGATGCTTGCCCGCCACGCGCCACTGGTTGCTCGCGTAGTAGGAGATGCCGAGCATCCCGACCTTCCCGTTGCTCCAGGGCTGCGTGCCCGCCCACTCGATGCACTGGTACAGA
This window of the Candidatus Methylomirabilota bacterium genome carries:
- a CDS encoding periplasmic heavy metal sensor — protein: MRHRHVTFALALAAAVAAGGTASAQHGGQGHAPGGQGHLVAQRCADEFTKVVGGGGGFGMAFAADQNGYPGPMHVLELKEALKLSPEQEARARDLHAAVRAELPKSQRLLDAERRLERLFADRTATEESVRAAVAEIERARTEVRLVHLLTHLRTRDLLTEDQRRVYQQTRWGAR
- a CDS encoding penicillin-binding protein activator; translation: MIINTRVTALVLAGLLLAVGVSAWAQRGPIKIGLFVPLTGPLAANGKEMADGFSLFLEEQGQRLAGREVRLTVEDTEAKPATALTKVRALVESQGVHVLVGPLSTAEAYAILPYIEARKMPTLSPTVAAEDLTQRRRSLYVVRTGWSAGQPAHPFGRWVYETLKYRKIAIVAQDFAFGHESSAAFQRTFEEVGGQIVQKLFAPLGTADFAPYIASLKRDVDAVYVASAGADGLRFTRQYADSGLKERIPLIGSGNFTDEHILRRMGDEALGIVSALHYSAALANSANRRFVAAYEAKYGHVPSYYSEGTYTGGIALKAALEAVGGDIEDAGKFLAALRRVSLADAPRGSVSFDEYGHPIQSIYVRRVERVGGKLQNTVIHTFPNVSQFWTYRPEEYLKNPVYSRDWPRCLNC
- a CDS encoding PPOX class F420-dependent oxidoreductase; the encoded protein is MNGKERRDFVRSHRTAIFGYNRRDHGPAMTAVYYVMDGDDLLVSTMAERAKAKTVARNPKVSLCVLDEKWPPTYLLVYGTAKIVTDFDAVVDQLMRIMSLMAEQPIPESHRPHVAERARREKRVILRITPYMTFETPPRHVYKPDDVIGLTHWLGTSLPWDASP
- a CDS encoding C-terminal binding protein; this translates as MAGKAKVVLTDYVWESLDVEQKTLEGLASLVALQTRQPEEFLPEAKDCDALLNTYAGPITAEVMARMPRCRIIARYGIGVDTIDLDAATEAGIIVTNNPTYCIEEVAEHTMALLLACARKVALYDRLVRKGRWEVPPGKPMFRLVGRTLGLVGFGNIARAVAVRAAAFGMRVLYYDPFVKAGEFQVPGEKKELFEMLRESDFVSVHPPLIPPTRGMINDEALAQMKPTAFLVNCARGPIVDTPALVRALDAGRIAGCALDTTDPEPLPDPHPLRGRENVTITPHAAWYSEQAMVGLQAGAPNEVRRVLTGQWPVNVVNRAVRGKNRAGL
- the nbaC gene encoding 3-hydroxyanthranilate 3,4-dioxygenase, translated to MKPLVSFGLWRWIEENRAAFEPPVGNKVIWEDSQFTAMAIRGPNARRDFHVDPSDEIFYMLEGDMVLEYLEAGRRHSQTIREGEMCLVPAFTPHSPHRPAGTWGLVIEIKRGPAQTESLVWFCDRCDTKLHEVTMHVANIEKELKTAIEHFDVSLELRTCPACGHVQPERAPVPQPP
- a CDS encoding molybdopterin cofactor-binding domain-containing protein, producing MLHARILRSPTAGCGPVAVDESSIASIPGARVVREKELVAVVAEHEWDAVRAARALKVTWAPPCTPFPPMEKLHDHIRQATVTGRQVPVNKGDVDGALKAAQRVVEAEYEWPFQSHASMGPACAVADVRADQATVWTGSQKPHFARDGVAKLLGLPPDRVRAAWIPGPGSYGRNDAGDAAMDAALLSRLTGKPVRVQYMRDEATGWDPKGPAGVYRGRAGLDAQGNVIAYDFFGKGFTRQDVATNESDPKDTLAGQLIGFQPKPTVIFQVPAEAYDFANKRCGWECIPPLLDRASPLRTGHLRDPLGPETHFASESFIDEVALAAGADPVAFRLKYVRDPRHAAVIQAAADKAGWSKRPYPNPRRGKGNVMVGRGFSYTERNGTIVAMVSEVEVDRRSGRVWAKRFTVAHDCGLIINPKGLELTIEGNVVMALSRTLFEEVRFDRDQVLSVDWTSYPILEIQDAPERIDIVLINRPDISATGAGEPATRTVPAAIANAIFDATGVRIRRVPITPERVKAALARA
- a CDS encoding cyclase family protein, which gives rise to MTNRPAVTPALLEEYCTKFRNWGRWGPEDEIGTLNFITPEVVKRAAGLVRKGKVISCALNFDMHGPQTGAFGRVNPLHSMVATGTDHAAGRQKLAGFEKVPFGWGFADDQVTMFLQCGTQWDGLGHIFHNGKMYGGRDATLVSASGAARNGIEHYKDKIVSRGVLLDIARYKGVDALRPGEPIYVEDLDGCAGRQRVTVQPGDIVLIRTGDVGRRVRERSWGTFSAGDAAGLSFLTAPWLFDKRVAGIASDTWGAEVRPNELPGSFQPLHLVMVVNMGLLVGEIFNLETLAEDCAADGVYEFMFVAPPLPITRAVGSPINPQAIK
- a CDS encoding haloacid dehalogenase type II — translated: MATDRREFMKVAGSTAAAVGAMSAPGVVSAAESPARVKSIKAFAFDAYGTLFDVFSVTALCEQLFPGKGNALAQLWRVKQLQYSLLRSLMGRHKDFWQLTDDGLVYASKSLKLDLTPEKRKRLMEAYLSLTAFPDVKPGLEALKKQGLRLAILSNGEPRMLEAAAKSAGIDSLLDTIISVEEVKIFKVSPRVYNLGPERMKVNNAELGFVSSNSWDVNGAASAGLTTLWIQRSPGEPPEELGFTADRVVSAITDLAPLVRG
- a CDS encoding CocE/NonD family hydrolase; amino-acid sequence: MSHAPEVEARTEVRDGLRITWHQPMPMDDGIVLRADVFRPLEDGHYPVIMTYGVYAKGLSYQEGYPMQWQKMVEDHPEILEGSTNKYQNWEVTDPERWIPHGYVVVRVDSRGAGWSPGFMDPNCPREIEDLYQCIEWAGTQPWSNGKVGMLGISYYASNQWRVAGKHPPHLAAIVPWEGQNDRYRDSGYHGGILSRFQERWAKHQVVNIQYGLGARARKNPNTGESVAGPLTLSDEELAKNRVNVFEELKKHPLDDEWHRERSADLSKVTVPLLTCANWGGQGIHPRGNFNGFTQTPSKQKWLEVHGDSHWSLFSSGYGLALQKRFFDYFLKGIDNGWDETPRVMLNVRHPGEKFVLRSENEWPLARAQWTKFYLDPASKALSAKAVAKEGKVEYEALGNGVTFWLPTRETETEITGPLAVKLFVSSSTKDADLFLIVRVFDPQGQELTFMGSTDPNTPIANGWLRASHRRLDPQRSKPYQPYHAHDRVEPLTPGEVYECDVEIVPSCIVVPAGWRLALTVRGKDYEYEGEIGEFGKKFHYGTRGTGGMTHDDPDNRPTDIFGGKVTLHAGGGRESYLLLPIIPSQGA